A stretch of Pseudomonas sp. LRP2-20 DNA encodes these proteins:
- a CDS encoding ammonium transporter has protein sequence MENMHSAMDSLVHGSNTLFILMGAILVLAMHAGFAFLEVGTVRHKNQVNALSKILSDFAISALVYFFIGYWIAYGVNFLQPASQLAADHGYALVKCFFLLTFAAAIPAIISGGIAERARFAPQLCATALIVAFIYPFFEGVVWNGNFGVQAWLQARFGAPFHDFAGSVVVHAMGGWLALAAVLLLGARRGRYRDGRLVAFAPSSIPFLALGSWILIIGWFGFNVMSAQTLQGVSGLVAINSLMAMVGGTLAALLAGRNDPGFLHNGPLAGLVAICAGSDLMHPIGALVTGLVAGVLFVWSFTAAQNRWKIDDVLGVWPLHGLCGLWGGIACGVFGQTVLGGMGGVSLISQLLGSLAGVLIALTGGFAVYGLIRQLHGLRLSHEQEFQGADLSLHRIGATSQD, from the coding sequence ATGGAAAACATGCACAGCGCGATGGACTCCCTCGTCCACGGCTCCAACACCCTGTTCATCCTCATGGGCGCCATTCTGGTGCTTGCCATGCACGCCGGCTTCGCCTTTCTCGAAGTGGGCACCGTGCGCCACAAGAACCAGGTCAACGCGCTGTCGAAGATCCTCAGCGATTTCGCCATCTCCGCGTTGGTGTATTTCTTCATCGGCTACTGGATCGCTTATGGCGTGAACTTCCTGCAGCCGGCGTCACAACTGGCTGCCGACCACGGCTATGCGCTGGTCAAATGCTTTTTCCTGCTGACCTTCGCAGCGGCGATTCCCGCGATCATCTCGGGGGGGATCGCCGAACGTGCGCGCTTCGCGCCGCAGCTGTGCGCCACGGCGCTCATCGTGGCGTTCATCTACCCCTTCTTCGAAGGTGTGGTGTGGAATGGCAACTTCGGCGTGCAGGCTTGGCTGCAGGCCCGCTTCGGTGCGCCGTTCCACGACTTTGCCGGCTCGGTGGTGGTGCATGCCATGGGCGGCTGGCTGGCGCTGGCGGCGGTACTGTTGCTGGGCGCGCGGCGCGGGCGCTATCGCGACGGTCGCCTGGTGGCCTTCGCGCCGTCGAGCATTCCGTTCCTGGCGCTGGGCTCGTGGATCCTGATCATCGGCTGGTTCGGCTTCAACGTGATGAGTGCCCAGACCTTGCAGGGGGTCAGCGGCCTGGTGGCGATCAACTCGCTGATGGCCATGGTCGGCGGCACCCTCGCGGCCTTGCTGGCCGGGCGCAACGACCCAGGCTTCCTGCACAACGGGCCGCTGGCGGGCCTGGTGGCGATCTGTGCAGGCTCTGACCTCATGCACCCCATCGGTGCGCTGGTCACCGGCCTGGTGGCGGGGGTGCTGTTCGTCTGGAGTTTCACTGCTGCGCAGAACCGCTGGAAGATCGACGATGTGCTCGGTGTCTGGCCGCTGCACGGCCTGTGCGGCTTGTGGGGAGGGATTGCCTGCGGTGTGTTTGGCCAGACAGTGCTGGGTGGCATGGGGGGTGTCAGCCTGATCAGCCAGCTGCTGGGCAGCCTGGCAGGCGTGCTGATCGCTCTGACGGGTGGTTTTGCCGTGTACGGCCTGATTCGCCAGCTGCATGGCCTGCGCTTGAGCCATGAGCAGGAGTTCCAGGGCGCAGACCTGTCGCTGCACCGGATCGGTGCCACCAGCCAGGATTGA
- a CDS encoding glutaredoxin family protein, giving the protein MLPECQLFGTVGCHLCEVAEAVLMPFVDHGLLIELVDIADDEALFERYGLIIPVLRRGDTAAELHWPFDAEQVVAFLAT; this is encoded by the coding sequence ATGCTGCCTGAATGCCAACTCTTCGGCACCGTTGGGTGCCACTTGTGCGAAGTGGCCGAAGCCGTGCTCATGCCCTTTGTTGATCACGGCTTGTTGATCGAACTGGTCGATATCGCCGATGACGAGGCGCTGTTCGAACGGTACGGGTTGATCATTCCTGTGCTGCGACGCGGCGATACTGCTGCCGAGCTGCATTGGCCATTCGACGCCGAGCAGGTGGTTGCATTCCTTGCAACCTGA
- a CDS encoding D-Ala-D-Ala carboxypeptidase family metallohydrolase — MFLTPHFTLNEMTASQIAAREGLDNTPSPEVIGNLRLLCEVLEQVRTLFGRPIIISSGYRSAAVNARVGGAQKSQHIRGLAADFTVVDVHNREVVRRLSESAVAFDQLILEFDSWVHLAVSAVAPRREVLTIRKGTGYLSGLQ, encoded by the coding sequence ATGTTTCTTACGCCACACTTTACCCTCAACGAAATGACCGCTTCGCAGATTGCCGCGAGAGAAGGACTGGACAACACGCCTTCGCCTGAAGTGATCGGCAATCTGCGCCTGCTCTGCGAGGTGCTCGAGCAGGTACGTACGTTATTCGGCCGGCCCATCATCATCAGCAGCGGTTACCGTAGCGCGGCGGTGAATGCGCGCGTTGGCGGTGCGCAAAAGAGCCAGCACATCCGTGGCCTGGCGGCGGATTTCACGGTGGTCGACGTACACAACCGTGAGGTGGTTCGGCGGCTGAGTGAGAGCGCCGTGGCGTTCGACCAGTTGATCCTGGAGTTCGACAGCTGGGTTCATCTTGCGGTTTCTGCGGTTGCACCGCGTCGTGAGGTGCTGACCATTCGCAAGGGCACGGGCTATCTGTCAGGGCTGCAGTGA